A window of the Lolium perenne isolate Kyuss_39 chromosome 7, Kyuss_2.0, whole genome shotgun sequence genome harbors these coding sequences:
- the LOC127315491 gene encoding uncharacterized protein: MPRRERRLGVSYITNDKERDVTFFKRRFGLFKGATDLSVVTGARVAVILETDRGKIHSFGTPSAKPIVDAFLSGAPPAAPFLDEAKASKIALLQSKVAQLDMKSAMEDKRNKLSIQRMKEIQDENPGMEANLIFSKEEDLCLEDLNKLFNELSRAHEDITSRLPPLHHGLDAKNGGLSMKRNMLPPRGQSLDHMHTTPPSVAQFSWSRHLSDHQLPSVPLTSACTQTFAPVLPMEVTQAHNSKPPASEPQYASILHPIPDMLHELFTPQDLHLQNYPSQCNTVQQPENYVGPKSTPQHNLDSYPQLANSGVNEVFGNTFGYNPWGYPMVDPVYNNGFPWMDSSLGYNGANLDQSSIGNGGWGYAPP, translated from the coding sequence ATGCCGAGGAGGGAAAGAAGGTTGGGTGTCTCATATATCACTAATGACAAAGAGCGTGATGTCACCTTCTTTAAGAGGCGGTTTGGTTTGTTCAAAGGTGCCACCGACCTCTCCGTCGTCACTGGCGCTAGGGTTGCTGTCATCCTGGAGACGGATAGAGGAAAAATACACTCATTTGGTACGCCATCTGCTAAGCCCATTGTTGATGCTTTTTTGTCAGGAGCTCCACCAGCAGCTCCATTTCTCGATGAGGCAAAAGCTTCTAAGATTGCATTACTGCAATCTAAGGTGgctcagctggacatgaagagtgCGATGGAGGATAAGAGAAACAAACTATCCATCCAACGTATGAAGGAGATCCAAGATGAGAATCCAGGGATGGAGGCAAACCTTATCTTCTCAAAGGAAGAAGATCTCTGTCTAGAAGATCTTAACAAGCTCTTCAATGAACTATCAAGGGCCCATGAGGACATTACAAGCCGACTACCTCCATTGCATCATGGCCTCGATGCAAAAAATGGTGGCCTGAGCATGAAAAGGAACATGCTACCACCAAGAGGCCAATCACTGGATCACATGCACACTACTCCCCCGTCAGTGGCGCAGTTTTCATGGTCTCGCCACCTTTCGGATCATCAGTTGCCTTCGGTTCCACTAACGTCAGCATGCACACAAACTTTCGCACCAGTTCTTCCTATGGAGGTAACACAAGCTCATAATTCTAAACCACCAGCTTCGGAACCGCAGTATGCTTCCATACTGCATCCAATCCCTGATATGTTACATGAGTTGTTTACACCCCAAGACCTACATCTTCAAAATTATCCAAGTCAATGCAACACAGTGCAGCAACCAGAAAACTATGTTGGCCCTAAGTCAACCCCCCAGCACAATTTGGATTCCTACCCACAGTTAGCCAACTCTGGTGTCAATGAAGTCTTTGGTAACACATTTGGGTACAACCCATGGGGCTATCCTATGGTAGATCCAGTATACAACAATGGATTCCCATGGATGGATTCTTCCTTGGGATATAATGGTGCCAATTTAGATCAATCTTCCATTGGAAATGGTGGATGGGGCTATGCACCGCCATAA